The Streptomyces sp. M92 nucleotide sequence CCTCGATCTCGGCGGCCACCGTGCCGTCCGCCTTGCGGACCACCTGGACGATCCGGAAGGTCTTGCCCTCACCCCACTCGAAGGCACAGGTCACCTCCACCTCGTCACCGGCGAGTAGCTCCCGATGGAAGCGGATGGTCGTCTCCAGGGCGACGGGACCCACGCCCCGGGCCACGAGATCCGCTTGCCGGATACCGGCCGCCTCGAGCAGCGACCAGCGGGCGTGCTCCGCGTAGTTGAGGTACACGGACTGATTCAGATGCCCCTGTGTGTCGGTCTCGTACCCGCGGACGGTCACGGGCACGGAAAACGGCTCGCTCACCGCTACCGCCTCTCCTCCTGGACGTGCTGACGGGACCGATCATGCCTCACACCCTGCGCGGTGAGGCCAGCAGATAACGGGCCCGCGTTCGCGGCTCGATGTGCTCCCCGACCTGCCAGCCCGCCCGCTCCAGCGTCGCCGCACAGGCACGCAGCGCGGTGCCGTCGGGTTCGTACACGGCGACGGCCTCGGGCTGCGGCGTCGCGCGCACCCGGTAACCGTGGCCGTCGCCCGTCGCCGGGGCGTGCCCGGCGGCCTCCAGGGCGAGCGCGGCGGCCGGCACGAGATGCGTACGCTCCCATCCGCACGGCCGGTCCGTGGCCCCGTCGGAATGCGTCATCCGGCGCAGCTCCAGCAGCCCCTGCCAGGCGCTGAGCACCTCCCGCAGCCGCGCCGGACCGCCCACTGACGGGGCGGGATCCTCGCCGCCGACCCGCGCGGCGAACACGCCCCCGGTGTCCGGCGAGGACGGCCGGTCGGCCGAAGGCGCCTCGTCCCGAGCCGGAGCCTCCCGTATCCGGTGCCCCGCCGGGGTCAGGAAGTGATCGTGCGGCGGACGCGGATGCCGGAAGGCCAGCCCCCGCTTCACCAGCGCCGCGAGCTGCGCGTCCGTACCCTTCAGCCGCCCGGTCACGGGGTCGGCGGCGGCGATCACACGCCGCTGCGCGGCGGTCGGCGACAGTGCCACGGCGTCCTCCTCCCCTGCTGGCCCACACCTCGGAAGGCTACGACGGGGGTCTGACATTCCACGCGGCGATCACCGGACGCGCGTGCTCCGTGCCCAGCCGGCACAGCGTCCCCGTGCCCAGCTGGAACAGGGCTCCGTCGGACGGCGGCAGCCCCAGGTACCGCGCGGTCAGCACCCGCAGGAAGTGCCCGTGCGCCACCAGCACCACGCACCCCTCGGTGTTGGCGAACGCGGCCTCCACCCGCGCCAGCACCCGGTCGGCCCGCTCGCCGACCTCCTCGGGCGTCTCCCCGGGACGCTCCGGCGGCCCGGCGGCGACCCCGTCCGTGAACAGGAACCAGTCCGGCCGGCTCCGGTGGATCTCGACGGTCGTGATCCCCTCGTACCCGCCGTAGTCCCACTCGTGCAGGTCCTGATCGACACGCACCTCGCCCCGCAGCCCGATCAGCTCGGCCGTCTCCCGGGCCCGCTGGAAGGGGCTGACGAACGCGGCCCCGATCCGGTGCGACCGGATCAACGGCACCAGGCTCCGCGCCTGCTCCCGCCCGTGCTCGGTCAGCGGAACGTCCGTCAGCCCGGTGTGCCGCCCGGACCGAGACCACTCGGTCTCACCGTGCCGGACCAGAAAAAGATCACCCATGGCTCCAGGCTACGGCGGGGGATTCGCCCGCTACTGCCGGTACCCGCCCAGGAACCGTCCGATCCGCCCGATGGCCGCCTCCAGGTCCTCCGCGTGGGGCAGCGTCAGGATGCGGAAGTGGTCCGGGCTCGGCCAGTTGAAGCCGGTGCCCTGGACGACCTGGATCTTCTCGCGCAGGAGCAGGTCCAGGACGAAGCGCTCGTCGTCGTGGATCGCGTGCACCTTCGGGTCGATGCGCGGGAAGGCGTACAGCGCGCCCTTGGGCTTGACGCAGGAGACGCCCGGGATCTCGTTCAGCTTCTCCCAGGCCACGTCCCGCTGTTCGCGCAGACGTCCGCCCGGCACGGTCAGCTCGCGGATGGACTGGCGGCCGCCGAGCGCCGCCTGGATGGCGTACTGGGCGGGCGCGTTGGCGCACAGCCGCATGGAGGCCAGCATGGTCAGGCCCTCCAGGTAGTCCTTCGCGTGCTGCTTCGGACCCGTGACCACCAGCCAGCCGGAGCGGAAGCCCGCCACCCGGTACGTCTTGGACAGGCCGCAGAAGGTGAGGACGACCAGGTCGGGGGCGAGGGCGGCGGCCGAGTGGTGGACGGCGTCGTCGTAGAGGATCTGGTCGTAGATCTCGTCGGCGAAGACCATCAGACCGTGTCGGCGGGCGAGGTCGAGGATGCCCTCGACGATCTCCTTGGGGTAGACCGCGCCGGTGGGGTTGTTGGGGTTGATGATGACGACCGCCTTGGTGCGGTCGGTGATCTTCGACTCCATGTCGGCCAGGTCCGGATACCACTCCGCCTGCTCGTCGCACAGGTAGTGGACCGCCTTGCCGCCCGCGAGGGTGGTCACCGCCGTCCAGAGGGGGAAGTCGGGAGCGGGGATCAGTACCTCGTCGCCGTCCTCCAGCAGTGCCTGTACGGCCATGGAGACCAGCTCGGACACGCCGTTGCCGAGGAAGACGTCGTCCACGTCCACCTCCAGGCCGAGCGCCTGGTAGCGCTGGGCGACGGCCCGGCGGGCGGAGAGGACGCCGCGCGAGTCGGTGTAGCCGTGCGCCCGCGGGAGCATCCGGATCATGTCCTGGAGGATCTCCTCCGGCGCCTCGAAGCCGAAGAGGGCCGGATTGCCGGTGTTCAGGCGCAGCACGCTGTGCCCCGCCTCCTCCAGCGCGTTGGCGTGCTCGATGACCGGGCCGCGGATCTCGTAACAGACCTCGCTGAGCTTGTTCGACTGCCGGAACTCCATGCGCCGCTACCCCTCCGGAATCTGGTGTTGCTTGGTTTTACCAAGTAGCAGCTTGGAAAGTCCAACAACTTGTCTACACTGCGTCGCATGTCACCTCGTCCTCGCCGAAGCTACGACCAGTACTGTTCCGTCGCGCGTGCCCTCGACGCCGTCGGCGACCGCTGGACCCTGCTGATCGTCCGCGAGCTGCTGGCCGGTCCGCGGCGCTACACCGACCTGCACGCCGACCTGCCCGGCGTCAGTACGGACGTACTCGCCTCACGGCTGAAGGACATGGAGCGCGAAGGGCTGACGACCCGGCGCCGGCTGCCCCCGCCCGCAGCGGCGTACGTCTACGAACTCACCGAGCGCGGCAGCGGGTTGCTGCCGGTGCTGGAGGCGCTCGGCGCGTGGGGCGCCCGCGAACTGGGGGAGCGGCGGCCCACGGACGCCGTCCGGGCGCACTGGTCCGCGCTGCCCCTGCGGCGGGCGCTGCGGGAGGCCGGGGCGGGGGAGGGGGTCGTCGAAGTCCGGCTGGAGGAGGGGACCTTCCACCTGTGCGCCGGGGACGGGGAGAGCGACTTCGGGCGCGGCTCCGTGTACGGGGACGGTCCCGCCCCCGGTGAGCCCGACGCCCGGCTGGTGCTGGACGCCGGGACCTGCGCGGACCTCTGCCGCGGGGAACTGTCCCTGCGGGACGCGGTGCGCGACGGCCGCGTCGGCGTCACCGGAGAGGGCACGGCGGCGAAGGCGCTCAGGGAGGCGTGAGACGGCGGAAGGCCCGCCGCGAGGCGGGCCTTCCACGGACGTGACGGTCGTTCAGGCGCCCGGCGGCACCCTCGGCGGCCGCCCCGAACCGCGCGTCAGCGCGTAGCCGCCGACGCCCGCGAGCGCGGCCAGTACGCCGCCGATCCCGGTCCACACCCACCGGTCGGACCACCAGCCGGAGGACCAGCCGTCCTCGGGCTCGATCGCGGACAGCACCGCGCCGCGGTCCTCCTCGTCCTCGTCCGCACCGGACTTCATCGCGACGCCCGGCACCAGCGGCTCGGACAGCGAACCGTCCACCGCCGCCGCGCCGCCCATATCCTTCGAACCGACCTCGATCTCGGCGCCCACCCGGACGCCGAGGTCGGAGGTGGGCAGGTCCACGACGGTCAGCCGGACGTAGTACGTGCCCGGCAGCGGGTCGTTCGCCCACGGCTCGGACCAGGCGCGGACGGTGCGCAGCACGCAGGCCAGCTCCACGGAGGAGGCGTCCGCCGCCGCCGTGCGGGTCTGGGCGCCCCACTGGCACGCCTGGCGCCGGCGCAGGCCGTCGTACACGTCGACCCGCCAGGTCTGGGCCGCGTGCGACTCGGGCAGCTTCACCGTGGCCCGCACCGTGGGACGCTGGCCGGCGTCGGCCGGGAACGACCAGTACAGGTAGTCACCGGCGGCACCGTTCGCGGTCGCCCGCTGCCCCTGCCCGATCTCGGTCGCCGTACGGAAGGAGGTGCCCGCCGTCGTCGGCGCGTCACCGTCCCCGGACGGGCCCGCGGAGGGCGAGGAGTCGGCCGCCGCCGGGGCCGCGGCGAGGCCCAGCAGCAGGACCGCGGCACTCAGGACTCGTACAGCACGCATCAGTTGGTCCTCCAGACCGCGAACCGCCACCGCGACAGCCAGCCCCACAGCAGACCGGCGAGGAAACCGACGAGCACCAGCACGCCGAGCAGCCACCAGCCGCGCCCGAGACCGAACGAGGCCACGTCGTCGGCGTCGCCGGGACCGTCCACGACGTCGACGGTCAGCTCCAGCGGAAGCCCCGGCGTGGTCTTCACACCGGAGGCGACGGAGAAGGAGTTGGTGACCTGGAGGCACACGGCCTCGGCCGCCGGCTTGTCCCCGTCCGCCTCGTCGCTCTCCGCCTTCGGGTACCGCAGCCCGGTCGAGATCACGTCCGTACGGCCGTTGCCCGCCGCCTCGCCGCGCACGATCTCCCGTCCGTGCACCGTCACCGCCCGCAGCAGCACCGCGTGGGACGGGTTCACGGCACGGTCGGCGCCCACGCTCACCGAGGCGCGCAGCTCCTGTCCGGGCAGTACGTCCACCCGGTACCAGCGCTGCTGACCGAACTCCTCGCGGTCGGTGTACAGCCCCGACTCCAGCGTCGGCGCCTTCGCGCACGAGTCGGCGCCCTCGGTGGCCACCGGCGTCACCACGGGGTCGGCCGCCCGGTCCACCAACTGGTTGACCCGGTCGGTGAGTTCGTCGGTGTGCTCGACGGAGGTGTACGTCCCGCCGGTCGCCTCCGCGATGCAGCTGAGCTGCTGCCGCATCTTGGCGTTGGGGACCAGGCCGAGCGTGTCGATGGTCAGCCCGATGCCCTTCGCGGCGATCTCGCGGGCCACCTCGCACGGGTCGAGCGGGGCGCAGGTGTCCTCGCCGTCGCTGATCAGCACGATCCGCTTGGAACCGTCCCCGCCTTCGAGGTCGTCGGCCGCCGCGAGCAGTGCGGGACCGATCGGCGTCCAGCCGGTGGGCGACAGGGTCGCCACCGCGGTCTTGGCCTCGGTGCGGTCCAGCGGGCCCACCGGGTAGAGCTGCGCGGTGTCCTTGCAGCCCCGCTTGCGGTCGTCGCCCGGGTAGTCGGCGCCCAGCGTCCGGATGCCCAGCTCCACCTCCTCGGGCGTTGCGTCGAGCACCTCGTTGAACGCCTGCTTGGCCGCGGCCATCCGCGTCCCGCCGTCGATGTCCCGGGTCCGCATCGACCCACTGACGTCGAGCACGAGATCGACCTTCGGCGCGTCCTCGCCCGTGGGTTCCCCGGCGGCCGCGCCGGACGGGAAAGCCAACCCCGCCGTCAGCGCGGCGAGCAGGGCACAGGCACCCGCCGCCAGCCGTGTTCTTGTGATCATCGGCGGATCTTATTGATCAGTGGTGCCGGGTTCCAAAACGAGACCGCGCGGACGCCCCGACTTCACCCCCAGTGCAGCGGATTGGGCAGCCGGGCCCAGAGGTCCCCGCCGCTCTCCGGTGAAGTGCGCATCAGAGTCAGCGCCTTGACGGGCAGCGGCTCCTCGCACAGCGCCACGACGTCCGGTGTGCGCGGCAGTTCGCGTACTGCCCCCGCCAGCGCCTCCCGCAGCGTCGGACCCGATCCCACGGTCGCCGCCAGCGCGCCACCCACCAGCGACCCGAACAGCTTGCGGCGCAGCACCTCCGGGTCGTCCGTGAGCATGCGCGGCGGCAGCTCGGGGGCCGGGACGCCGTGCCGCGCCAGGCGTGCCGGGCTCACCCTGATGTCGGCGAGGTCGCGGTAGACCAGGCGCAGGGGCTGGCCCGCCCGGTCCAGCACGACCAGCAGGTTCTGGCCGTGTGCCTCCAGGGCCACGCCCAGCTCCAGGGCGCGCAGTCCGACGGTGAGCGCGAGCCGGGCGAAGGCGGTCGGCCAGCCGGGGCGGCGGGGCAGCCCGGTGGTGGCGAGGGCGGCCACCGGAACGACGCGCTCGCCGCCGCTCGCGTACACCTCGGGCGACTCGCGCAGCACGGCGGCCAGGTCGGGGGAGTGGGCGGTGGCCGCCCCCAGCGTGCGGGTCATGTGGAGCAGGCCGTCCGTCCGCGCGGCCAGATCCTCCCCGAAGGACGACAGCGTCGACGACGCGGCGATCGAGGCGACCGAGATGTCCCGCACGGAGGAGGTGAGCCGGGCGCTGAGCGCCGTCTTGACGTGCGGTCCGCCGGGCACGGCGAGCGTACGCAGGGACATCAGCGGCCGGGCGGCGATCCGCTCCTCGCATGGTCGCTTCAGCACGTGCGCCGCCTGCCACGGATGCACCGGGAGCAGCACCTTCGCCCCGTCCCGCAGGTCCGTCGGCCACACCCCGGTCACCAGGCACGCCGAGGCCGGCACCGGCACCAGACCCAGCCCCACCACGGGCCGGTGCTCGGGCCCGTACGCGAGCTGGTCCGCCACCGAGAAACCCGGACGTGAACGGCAGGCCGGATGGTAGGGATGCCCGTCCACCACCCGCTGCTCCCAGCCCCAGTCGCTGTCCGGCCACTCGTCCGGGTGAAGTTCCAGGGCGGTCCGCGACAGCGCCAACGACGCGACACTGTGACCGAGTTCCGCCGCGAACCCCGCGGAGTGCGGCACGGCGAGGTCCGTCGTCAGTCGCGCCGGATCGTCGTAGGGCACGTCGTCGAGGCGTACGACGCCGACGTACGCGTCCGTCCGGTACGGGTCGGCGGCCGGACCGGCGAGCCGGCGGCCGTCGCGCAGGCGCAGTACGAGCCCGTCGCGCACCGTCTCCCGGCCCGCGACCCACGGGAGCGGTTCATGGGCGAACGCACGCCACAGCCGGGTCAGCACCGCCGCGCGGGCGCCGGGCAGCCCGGCCGTGAACTCGGGCAGCAGACCGGGACGGACGACGGCCAGTTCGTCGGCGACCTCTGCCTCCGCGGTGGGGGGACGATGCACGGGCGGGCTCCTCGGGTACGAGTCGGTACGAGTAGGAGGTCACGGCACAGGGACGACGACAGGCATCAGGACAGGCATCACGGCAGGCATCAGGACAGGCATCACGACAGACATACTGATCGCCTCCGCCTCTCCGCCATGGACAGACCGTAGGGAACGAGTGGAACGCGTGGATTTCCTGCCCCCGCCCACCGGCGCCGACGCCGCCCCCCGCCCGGGCCTGGCCGAATTGGCCGACGCCTACGCGATGGTGCCGCTGCTCAACTGCCTGCTGCGCGAGGTGGCCGACCCTCTGCCGGACCCCGGCCCCCGGCCCGTGTACCGGCTGCCCGGCGGCCGACTGCTGCGGGTACGCGCGGGCCGCCGCCCCGCCGAGCCGGAGGTCGCCACGGCGGCGGGCGGCTGGCACCCGGTCGGCCACACCGCGCTGGTGAAACTCGTCGCCGAGGAACTGCGCCACCACACCGGCCTGCCCAACCACGAACTGCCCACCGAGATCACCGACAGCCGCGAAACGGTGGCCGCCCTCCTCACGGCCCGCGCCCGCGCCACCCCGCCTCAGGACCCCTACATCCGCTCCGAACAGGCCCTCCTCACCGGCCACACTCACCACCCGGCCCCCAAGGCGCGCGGAGGGGGCCCGCACGCCGCCTGGCTGCCGTACGCACCCGAGGCGCACGCCCGCTTCCCGCTGACCTTGCTCGCTGTGCGCGAGGACACGGTCGTCGAGGAGGGCGACACCGCCGCCCTCGACGCCTTGGCCGACGCCCCGCCCGGATACCGGCTCCTCCCGGCCCACCCCTGGCAGCTCGACCTGACCGCGGGCACCCTCGCCCCCGCCATCGCCGACGGCCGCCTGCTCCGCCTCGGCACGACCGGCGGCTTCGTCTGGCCGACGGCCGCGATCCGCACGGTGTACGCCCCCGACCCCGACCTCTTCCTCAAGTTCAGCCTCGACGTACGCATCACCAACGACATCCGCCGCCTGTGGCGCCACGACCTGCTGAAACTGCGCCGCACCGACACCGCCGTCACCGAGGCCTTCGACGCGATCGGCCCACCGGCCGCCTGGCTCGCCGACCGCGGCTACCGCACGGCGGAGTTCGCCTTCGAGGAACTGGCCGTCGTCGTCCGCGACGGACTGCGGGGCCGGGTCCTGCCGGGCGCCACCCCGCTGCTCGCCGCCGCCCTGGTGGAGGGCTTCGAGGGCAGCCCCCTGGCGGCCACCAGCGACCCGGCGGCCTGGTGGGAGGCGTACCTCGCGGCCGTCGTCCCGCCCGTCCTGACCGCCTTCGCCGAGGACGGCGTCGTCCTGGAGGCCCACCTGCAGAACACCCTGGTCGCCGTGGACGCGGCCGGGATGCCGGTGCAGGCCCTGTTCCGGGACGCGGAGGGCGTCAAGCTGCTGCCGGACACCTCGCGGGCGGCCGGCTGGGAGCGCCTGGTGTACTGCCTGGTCGTCAACCACCTCGTGGAGATCGCCGCCGCCCTGGCCGAGCACCACCCCGGCCTCGACCCCTGGCCCGCCGCCCACCGGACCCTGGCCCACCACACGGACCTGCCGGAGATCCCGGCCCTCCTCACCGCACCCACCCTCCCCGCCAAGACCAACCTCCTGCTCCGTTGGACGGGCGCGGACGGCGCCGACGCGCGGTACCGGCCGCTGGGCAATCCTTTGCGGGGGGCGTGAGCGGAGCGGGGCAGGCCGAGGAGCCGGTGATTCGTCAAGATCAGTCGATCGGCAGAATGGCCAGTCGCCCGCAAGGGGAGGGGACGGACAACGACATGCGACGGCCACAGAGACACACAACCCTGGCATTCCTCGTCACAGCGGCACTGATGACGGCGACGGCCTGCGCGCCTCCGGACCCCGGCCCGCTGCCCCCGCGCTTCTCGGGTTCGCCGCTGTCCGCAGACACGGCCGTGTCGGAGATGCGGGCGGTCCTGGCGGCGGAGGGCGTCGTGGTGGAGAGGGAGCCCTCGGGCGGCGCGGGGAGATGTCTCGAACGACTCTCAGGACGCCATGCTCCGGAGAGGGTGGACGCCGCACTGAAGTCGGCTTTCGCGCGAGCCCGTTCCGAGTACGGATGGCGGGCCGGACCCGACATGGGTAGCCAGGTGCTCACCCTGACGAAGGGAAACTGGACGGTCACGCTGCCCCTTCCCGGCAAGCCGGCGCAAGGCATCGAGGCACCAGTGCTCTTGAGCCTGACATGCGTGGACGGTGGGGGTACGCCCTCTGCCGCCCCGGCACCTGGCCGGCAGAGGGATGCCACTCCGCTTGCGACGGGGGGTCAGGTGCTGGTCGTGTAGGTGAGGAAACGGGTCCACGCCGCCGGGGAGACGGCGAGCTGGTCGCCGTGGCGCACCTTGGAGTCCCGGACGTGGACGGTGCCGGGGCAGGCGGCGACCTCGACGCAGTCGCCCTGGCTGCCGCTGCTGTAGCTGGACTTGTGCCACGTCATCGCCACTTCGACGCAGCTGTCGCCTTCGGAGCCGCTGTAACTGCTCTTGAACCAGGCCAGGTCGGACGTGTTCATAGCGCTCCTCGCATTCGCTTCAACAGGCCCACGGAGTCCTCGGGGGTCAGGGCCTGTGAACGCATCTTGGCATAGCGCTGGTGGAGCACGCTGATCTCCTTACGATCGGTGATCAGCCGCCCGTTCTTCTGTCCCTCCGAGTAACCGAACCACTGGTTCTCCGGCGTCTCCGCCAACTGCATCGGGCCGTCCAGCCCCGCGTGCACCGGCTGGCGCAGGGGCATCAGTTGGAACTCCACGTTCCAGTGCCGCTCGACCACGCCCAGCAGGTGGTCGTACAGCTCGCGCGTCACCTCCTCGCCGCCCGTGCCGCGCTCCAGGACCGCCTGCTCCACGATGAAGCTGAACGCCGTCGGAGGGTTCCGGCTCGTCGCCAGGAGTTCGTGCCGCGCCATGCGGGCCGTGATCCGGTCGTTCATCTCCTTCTCGGCGGGCAGCGGCGGCACGCTGAACGACACCGCCCGCGCGTACCCCTCCGTCTGCAACAGCCCCGGCACCACCCGGCATTCATAGGTGTACAGACTCACCGCCTCCGCCTCGAACCGAGCCCACTGCCGGAACCAGCTCGCCAGTCCCGGCTGCCGCGACAGATGCCGTGCCGCACCCCGCAGCGCCCCGAACGCGTCGAGGACCTCCTCCGCACGCTCCACGAAGTCCACCGGCGGAAACCGCCGCCCCTGCTCGATCGACGCCACCGTCGGCAACGAGTACCTCACGAGCGGCGCGAACTCCTCCTGCGTCAGCCCCGCCCGTTTCCGGAACGCCTTCAGGACCTCCCCGAAGGTCCTGAGACTGTCCGACCGCTCCGGTTCCCCGCCCCCACAAGGCGCTTCCGCGCCACCCGCACCGTCCGACATCCAGGGCACCTCCCACACGTACACCCACTCGGGCAAACCCACCGAACGGGCCCATGGTCACGGATGGTTACCCCTACCGTCCAC carries:
- a CDS encoding IucA/IucC family protein, with protein sequence MERVDFLPPPTGADAAPRPGLAELADAYAMVPLLNCLLREVADPLPDPGPRPVYRLPGGRLLRVRAGRRPAEPEVATAAGGWHPVGHTALVKLVAEELRHHTGLPNHELPTEITDSRETVAALLTARARATPPQDPYIRSEQALLTGHTHHPAPKARGGGPHAAWLPYAPEAHARFPLTLLAVREDTVVEEGDTAALDALADAPPGYRLLPAHPWQLDLTAGTLAPAIADGRLLRLGTTGGFVWPTAAIRTVYAPDPDLFLKFSLDVRITNDIRRLWRHDLLKLRRTDTAVTEAFDAIGPPAAWLADRGYRTAEFAFEELAVVVRDGLRGRVLPGATPLLAAALVEGFEGSPLAATSDPAAWWEAYLAAVVPPVLTAFAEDGVVLEAHLQNTLVAVDAAGMPVQALFRDAEGVKLLPDTSRAAGWERLVYCLVVNHLVEIAAALAEHHPGLDPWPAAHRTLAHHTDLPEIPALLTAPTLPAKTNLLLRWTGADGADARYRPLGNPLRGA
- a CDS encoding histidine phosphatase family protein, whose protein sequence is MGDLFLVRHGETEWSRSGRHTGLTDVPLTEHGREQARSLVPLIRSHRIGAAFVSPFQRARETAELIGLRGEVRVDQDLHEWDYGGYEGITTVEIHRSRPDWFLFTDGVAAGPPERPGETPEEVGERADRVLARVEAAFANTEGCVVLVAHGHFLRVLTARYLGLPPSDGALFQLGTGTLCRLGTEHARPVIAAWNVRPPS
- a CDS encoding VWA domain-containing protein produces the protein MITRTRLAAGACALLAALTAGLAFPSGAAAGEPTGEDAPKVDLVLDVSGSMRTRDIDGGTRMAAAKQAFNEVLDATPEEVELGIRTLGADYPGDDRKRGCKDTAQLYPVGPLDRTEAKTAVATLSPTGWTPIGPALLAAADDLEGGDGSKRIVLISDGEDTCAPLDPCEVAREIAAKGIGLTIDTLGLVPNAKMRQQLSCIAEATGGTYTSVEHTDELTDRVNQLVDRAADPVVTPVATEGADSCAKAPTLESGLYTDREEFGQQRWYRVDVLPGQELRASVSVGADRAVNPSHAVLLRAVTVHGREIVRGEAAGNGRTDVISTGLRYPKAESDEADGDKPAAEAVCLQVTNSFSVASGVKTTPGLPLELTVDVVDGPGDADDVASFGLGRGWWLLGVLVLVGFLAGLLWGWLSRWRFAVWRTN
- a CDS encoding IucA/IucC family protein — translated: MHRPPTAEAEVADELAVVRPGLLPEFTAGLPGARAAVLTRLWRAFAHEPLPWVAGRETVRDGLVLRLRDGRRLAGPAADPYRTDAYVGVVRLDDVPYDDPARLTTDLAVPHSAGFAAELGHSVASLALSRTALELHPDEWPDSDWGWEQRVVDGHPYHPACRSRPGFSVADQLAYGPEHRPVVGLGLVPVPASACLVTGVWPTDLRDGAKVLLPVHPWQAAHVLKRPCEERIAARPLMSLRTLAVPGGPHVKTALSARLTSSVRDISVASIAASSTLSSFGEDLAARTDGLLHMTRTLGAATAHSPDLAAVLRESPEVYASGGERVVPVAALATTGLPRRPGWPTAFARLALTVGLRALELGVALEAHGQNLLVVLDRAGQPLRLVYRDLADIRVSPARLARHGVPAPELPPRMLTDDPEVLRRKLFGSLVGGALAATVGSGPTLREALAGAVRELPRTPDVVALCEEPLPVKALTLMRTSPESGGDLWARLPNPLHWG
- a CDS encoding acyl-CoA thioesterase, with the protein product MSEPFSVPVTVRGYETDTQGHLNQSVYLNYAEHARWSLLEAAGIRQADLVARGVGPVALETTIRFHRELLAGDEVEVTCAFEWGEGKTFRIVQVVRKADGTVAAEIEGVGGLMDLRERRLLPEPGRRFKDLATDPELFEL
- a CDS encoding DUF397 domain-containing protein, which encodes MNTSDLAWFKSSYSGSEGDSCVEVAMTWHKSSYSSGSQGDCVEVAACPGTVHVRDSKVRHGDQLAVSPAAWTRFLTYTTST
- a CDS encoding winged helix-turn-helix transcriptional regulator, which codes for MSPRPRRSYDQYCSVARALDAVGDRWTLLIVRELLAGPRRYTDLHADLPGVSTDVLASRLKDMEREGLTTRRRLPPPAAAYVYELTERGSGLLPVLEALGAWGARELGERRPTDAVRAHWSALPLRRALREAGAGEGVVEVRLEEGTFHLCAGDGESDFGRGSVYGDGPAPGEPDARLVLDAGTCADLCRGELSLRDAVRDGRVGVTGEGTAAKALREA
- a CDS encoding pyridoxal phosphate-dependent aminotransferase, coding for MEFRQSNKLSEVCYEIRGPVIEHANALEEAGHSVLRLNTGNPALFGFEAPEEILQDMIRMLPRAHGYTDSRGVLSARRAVAQRYQALGLEVDVDDVFLGNGVSELVSMAVQALLEDGDEVLIPAPDFPLWTAVTTLAGGKAVHYLCDEQAEWYPDLADMESKITDRTKAVVIINPNNPTGAVYPKEIVEGILDLARRHGLMVFADEIYDQILYDDAVHHSAAALAPDLVVLTFCGLSKTYRVAGFRSGWLVVTGPKQHAKDYLEGLTMLASMRLCANAPAQYAIQAALGGRQSIRELTVPGGRLREQRDVAWEKLNEIPGVSCVKPKGALYAFPRIDPKVHAIHDDERFVLDLLLREKIQVVQGTGFNWPSPDHFRILTLPHAEDLEAAIGRIGRFLGGYRQ
- a CDS encoding helix-turn-helix domain-containing protein, with the translated sequence MSDGAGGAEAPCGGGEPERSDSLRTFGEVLKAFRKRAGLTQEEFAPLVRYSLPTVASIEQGRRFPPVDFVERAEEVLDAFGALRGAARHLSRQPGLASWFRQWARFEAEAVSLYTYECRVVPGLLQTEGYARAVSFSVPPLPAEKEMNDRITARMARHELLATSRNPPTAFSFIVEQAVLERGTGGEEVTRELYDHLLGVVERHWNVEFQLMPLRQPVHAGLDGPMQLAETPENQWFGYSEGQKNGRLITDRKEISVLHQRYAKMRSQALTPEDSVGLLKRMRGAL